The following coding sequences are from one Capsicum annuum cultivar UCD-10X-F1 chromosome 3, UCD10Xv1.1, whole genome shotgun sequence window:
- the LOC107862893 gene encoding 11-beta-hydroxysteroid dehydrogenase A, producing MKQLDLIHKLLNIVAPLFTLFSFLLFLPPYIIKYFLSIFGTFVKEDVAGKVVIITGASSGIGEHLAYEYARRGACLTIASRREESLREVAERALNLGAPDVLVVPADVSNVEDCRSIVDRTMSHFGRIDHLVNNAGVVSNSMFEEIEEITHVRSIMDINFWGSVYMTKFAIPYLRNSEGRIIVLSSASSWMPTPRMSLYSASKAAMTLFFETLRIELGRDIKITLVTPGFVESEMTQGKYIDEKSGRLVVKPHLRDVHVGIAPVMKVEDCAKSIVDGSCRGKRYITVPGWFRVTYLWQVFCPEVVEWLLRLFYLTGPGTSPEDALNKKILDYTGLKVMYPKNIRKLEPKTK from the exons ATGAAACAATTGGACCTAATTCACAAACTTCTCAACATAGTAGCTCCTCTATTTACCTTGTTTAGCTTCTTGCTTTTCTTGCCACCTTACATTATCAAGTACTTCCTTTCAATATTTGGCACATTTGTCAAAGAGGATGTTGCTGGCAAGGTTGTCATCATTACTGGTGCTTCCTCTGGCATCGGCGAG CATTTGGCCTATGAGTATGCCAGAAGAGGTGCATGTTTAACCATTGCATCCAGAAGAGAGGAGAGTCTACGTGAAGTAGCCGAAAGAGCACTTAATTTAGGCGCCCCGGATGTTTTAGTAGTGCCAGCTGATGTATCAAATGTTGAAGACTGTAGAAGTATTGTTGATAGAACCATGAGTCACTTTGGACGAA TTGATCATCTGGTTAATAATGCTGGAGTGGTTTCCAATTCTATGTTCGAAGAAATAGAAGAGATCACTCATGTTAGATCCATCATg GACATCAACTTCTGGGGCTCAGTTTACATGACAAAGTTTGCAATTCCGTACCTGAGAAATAGTGAAGGTAGAATCATTGTCCTGTCTTCTGCATCATCTTGGATGCCTACTCCAAGAATGAGCCTTTACAGT GCAAGCAAAGCAGCAATGACACTGTTCTTTGAGACATTAAGGATTGAATTGGGACGAGACATCAAAATAACATTGGTCACACCTGGCTTTGTTGAATCTGAAATGACACAAGGGAAATACATAGACGAGAAGAGCGGCAGACTAGTTGTTAAACCTCATCTGAGGGAT GTTCATGTGGGCATTGCCCCGGTAATGAAGGTAGAAGACTGTGCCAAGTCCATTGTGGATGGCTCTTGTCGCGGGAAGAGATACATTACTGTGCCAGGTTGGTTCAGGGTCACCTACTTGTGGCAGGTTTTCTGCCCAGAAGTTGTTGAATGGCTTTTGAGGTTATTTTACCTTACTGGTCCGGGAACTTCACCGGAGGACGCTCTAAACAAGAAAATATTGGATTACACTGGTCTAAAAGTCATGTACCCAAAAAATATCCGGAAGCTGGAACCTAAGACCAAGTGA